A single window of Rhizobium indicum DNA harbors:
- a CDS encoding MBL fold metallo-hydrolase gives MPVGKTKRRNPYYNGPVSDHFDGTHFFNPEGIEPLGFRDLLRWQFGGGRERWPQSVPSPYPAAKPDRCVDGADLRVTMVGHATMLVQVAGLNILTDPVWSERASPLAFAGPRRVVPPGIAFDDLPPIDLVLVSHNHYDHLDIATLRRLGAKHRPRVVTPLGNDTIIRRAVPDIQTTSMDWGQHISHAGISIDAEPAHHWSARGTADRRMALWASFVLSTPAGKIYHVGDTGFHNGINYKAAQQKHGGFRLAILPFGAYEPRWFMKGQHQNPQEAVIGMKLANAAYVAGHHFATFQLTNEAVDAPARALQDAMSEHDIPPERFRPLRAGEVFNVPAV, from the coding sequence GTGCCTGTCGGAAAGACGAAAAGACGCAACCCATACTATAACGGCCCAGTGTCCGATCACTTCGACGGCACACATTTCTTCAATCCCGAAGGTATTGAGCCCCTTGGCTTCCGCGATCTGCTGCGGTGGCAATTCGGCGGTGGCCGTGAGCGCTGGCCTCAGTCGGTCCCAAGTCCATACCCGGCGGCCAAGCCGGATCGATGTGTAGACGGCGCGGATCTAAGGGTGACCATGGTTGGTCATGCAACAATGCTCGTGCAGGTCGCTGGGCTCAATATCCTCACCGACCCGGTATGGTCAGAGCGCGCGAGTCCCCTCGCTTTTGCCGGACCCAGGCGCGTCGTCCCACCGGGTATCGCGTTCGATGATTTGCCCCCGATTGATCTCGTGCTGGTGTCGCACAATCATTATGATCATCTCGATATCGCAACGCTCAGGCGGTTGGGTGCGAAGCATCGGCCGCGTGTCGTGACGCCACTCGGCAATGACACGATCATTCGCCGTGCCGTGCCCGATATACAGACGACATCGATGGACTGGGGCCAGCACATTTCGCACGCCGGAATAAGCATTGATGCGGAGCCTGCACACCATTGGTCCGCCCGCGGAACCGCCGATCGCCGGATGGCACTCTGGGCGTCGTTCGTTTTGTCGACTCCAGCCGGAAAAATTTACCACGTCGGAGATACGGGCTTTCACAACGGCATCAATTACAAAGCGGCACAGCAGAAGCATGGCGGCTTTCGCTTGGCCATTTTACCCTTCGGTGCCTATGAGCCGCGCTGGTTCATGAAAGGGCAGCACCAGAATCCACAGGAAGCGGTGATCGGGATGAAGTTGGCAAATGCGGCCTATGTGGCCGGGCATCACTTCGCCACGTTCCAACTGACAAATGAAGCGGTCGACGCGCCGGCAAGAGCGTTGCAAGACGCAATGAGCGAGCATGATATTCCCCCGGAACGGTTCCGGCCGCTCAGGGCCGGCGAGGTATTTAATGTGCCAGCTGTCTAA
- a CDS encoding TlyA family RNA methyltransferase: MLATGGFAGHAQPMSDQNTQRLDQLLVSLGLFASRSRARDAVQRGTVRIGGQVVTKAGALFSADAAIEIDDPAQDYVSRAALKLAAALDHFRLDPAGHHCLDVGASTGGFTEVLLQRGAAHVTAIDVGHGQMHPRISGDPRVTNREGLNARNLTAEDIGHPATFIVSDVSFITLRLALAPALEIAGPGAVAVLLVKPQFEAGREAIGKGGMLKDPSSAPAVAAELARWFVEDMGWKSLGLIPSPISGGDGNQEFLLAGLKP; this comes from the coding sequence ATGCTTGCAACCGGCGGCTTTGCCGGTCATGCACAGCCGATGTCAGATCAAAACACCCAACGTCTCGACCAGCTTCTCGTCTCTCTTGGCCTCTTTGCCAGCCGTTCACGCGCCCGCGACGCCGTGCAGCGCGGCACCGTCAGGATCGGCGGCCAGGTGGTCACGAAGGCCGGCGCGCTGTTTAGCGCGGACGCGGCAATCGAGATCGACGATCCGGCGCAGGATTATGTCTCGCGCGCCGCGCTGAAGCTTGCCGCAGCGCTCGACCATTTCCGGCTCGATCCCGCCGGCCATCACTGTCTTGATGTCGGTGCTTCCACCGGCGGCTTCACCGAGGTGCTGCTGCAGCGCGGTGCCGCGCATGTCACCGCGATCGATGTCGGCCATGGGCAGATGCATCCGCGCATATCAGGCGATCCGCGGGTGACCAACAGAGAGGGCCTCAACGCCCGCAACCTGACGGCAGAGGATATCGGCCATCCCGCCACCTTCATCGTTTCCGACGTCTCCTTCATCACGCTGAGACTGGCGCTCGCGCCGGCCCTTGAGATCGCGGGACCCGGCGCTGTCGCCGTGCTGCTGGTCAAGCCGCAGTTCGAGGCCGGGCGCGAGGCGATCGGCAAGGGCGGGATGCTGAAGGACCCCTCGTCTGCTCCCGCCGTTGCTGCAGAACTGGCGCGCTGGTTCGTCGAGGACATGGGCTGGAAAAGCCTTGGCCTCATCCCCTCCCCGATTTCCGGCGGCGACGGCAATCAGGAATTCCTTCTGGCAGGATTGAAGCCGTGA
- a CDS encoding DUF4424 domain-containing protein, translating into MLKLFTLLVAAGIASPALANDTMAEVKTGGLIFAQSDDVSMAEEDLFISASEVRVDYVFENSSDKDVESLVAFPMPDISGQVDTNSAISDYDSDNFLHFSTQQDGSPITAKLQQRVVSLGIDVTEEFAKQGIPVLPYSQKTTEALAKLPETVRKDWIARGLVYPMGAGDAAGVDLVPLWTLRSTYWWRTTFPAKKKVSVEHRYKPAVGGTVAISFLEGGEPKGERFEEYSRKYCLDGDFVRVAQQRAREAEAGGANYTESWISYVLSTGANWAGPIKRFQLTIDKGKPGSLISFCGSNVQKIGPTTFRMTAEDFDPTKDFDILILNPPETAQ; encoded by the coding sequence ATGCTGAAGCTCTTCACTCTTCTTGTCGCGGCGGGAATCGCATCGCCCGCGCTCGCGAACGACACTATGGCCGAGGTCAAGACCGGCGGGCTGATCTTTGCCCAATCCGACGATGTCAGCATGGCGGAAGAGGATCTCTTCATCTCCGCTTCGGAAGTGCGTGTCGACTACGTCTTCGAGAACAGCTCCGACAAGGATGTCGAAAGCCTGGTCGCCTTTCCGATGCCTGACATATCAGGTCAGGTCGACACCAATTCCGCCATCTCCGATTATGACAGCGACAATTTCCTGCATTTTTCCACCCAGCAGGACGGCAGTCCGATCACCGCCAAGCTGCAGCAGCGCGTCGTCTCGCTCGGCATCGATGTGACCGAGGAGTTCGCCAAGCAGGGCATTCCCGTCCTGCCCTACAGCCAGAAGACGACCGAGGCGCTTGCCAAGCTTCCCGAAACCGTCCGCAAGGACTGGATCGCCCGCGGCCTCGTCTATCCCATGGGCGCAGGCGATGCCGCCGGGGTCGACCTCGTGCCGCTGTGGACGCTGCGCTCGACCTATTGGTGGCGCACCACCTTTCCGGCAAAGAAAAAGGTCAGCGTCGAGCATCGCTACAAGCCGGCCGTCGGCGGCACCGTCGCCATCAGCTTTCTCGAAGGTGGTGAGCCGAAGGGGGAGCGCTTCGAGGAATATTCCCGCAAATACTGCCTCGACGGAGATTTCGTCAGGGTTGCCCAGCAGCGTGCGCGGGAAGCCGAGGCCGGAGGCGCCAACTATACCGAAAGCTGGATCTCCTATGTGCTGTCGACCGGCGCCAACTGGGCGGGACCGATCAAGCGCTTCCAGCTGACGATCGACAAGGGCAAGCCCGGCAGCCTCATCAGCTTCTGCGGCAGCAATGTTCAGAAGATCGGTCCGACGACCTTCCGGATGACGGCCGAGGATTTCGATCCCACAAAGGATTTCGACATCCTGATCCTCAATCCTCCAGAAACGGCACAATAA
- a CDS encoding transporter, whose product MDTLPVNIPGFVWAYRFSPGEKTAVRLNNSATVAELTADNCFYWLHLNLVDARVPALLDTLDGLTEDAKSALTTRDTHAAITVDEQMLYGTLVDCQRDFAQDTNNLGWLHFAMSDRFLITTRLQPLRSVERARALIEKNPGKFSRPVDLFELLVIEFQRTLIAIVIELTEELNQIEDIVYDSAQRDERRRLAPVRRTVVRLHRHLRTVLALMRRAAAADDDEMPFGFDDVARRLTSRLETVDHDIYALQDRARLLHEEIDSKQSSETNRHLYLLSIMTAFLLPPTLVTGFFGMNTANLPFAVGDYGTEYAVVLIVGSIAFAWWLLRRVDIL is encoded by the coding sequence ATGGATACATTGCCCGTCAACATACCCGGTTTCGTCTGGGCCTATCGCTTCTCGCCGGGTGAAAAGACGGCGGTGCGACTGAACAATAGTGCGACGGTGGCGGAACTGACCGCCGACAACTGTTTCTACTGGCTGCACCTCAACCTTGTCGACGCCCGCGTGCCGGCCTTGCTCGATACGCTGGACGGGCTGACGGAGGACGCGAAATCGGCGCTGACGACGCGTGATACGCATGCGGCCATCACTGTCGACGAGCAGATGCTCTATGGCACGCTCGTCGATTGCCAGCGCGATTTTGCCCAGGATACCAACAATCTCGGCTGGCTGCATTTCGCCATGTCCGACCGCTTCCTCATCACCACGAGGCTACAGCCGCTGCGCAGCGTCGAACGGGCGCGGGCGCTGATCGAGAAAAACCCGGGCAAATTCTCCCGGCCGGTCGATCTCTTCGAACTGCTGGTGATCGAGTTCCAGCGCACGCTGATCGCGATCGTCATCGAACTCACCGAAGAGCTGAACCAGATCGAGGATATCGTCTACGACAGTGCGCAACGCGACGAGCGCCGGCGCCTGGCGCCGGTCCGGCGCACGGTGGTCAGGCTGCATCGGCACCTGCGCACCGTGTTGGCGCTGATGCGCCGGGCGGCGGCGGCCGACGACGACGAGATGCCCTTCGGCTTCGACGACGTGGCGCGGCGGCTGACGAGCCGGCTGGAAACGGTCGACCACGATATCTACGCGCTGCAGGACCGGGCACGCCTGCTGCATGAAGAAATCGATTCGAAACAATCCTCCGAAACCAACCGCCACCTCTATCTGCTGTCGATCATGACGGCCTTCCTGCTGCCGCCGACGCTGGTGACCGGCTTCTTCGGCATGAACACGGCAAACCTGCCCTTCGCCGTCGGCGACTACGGCACCGAATACGCCGTCGTCCTCATCGTCGGCTCCATTGCCTTTGCCTGGTGGCT
- a CDS encoding crotonase/enoyl-CoA hydratase family protein yields the protein MTDHIIVEQPSAHPGVQSIRFNRPEKKNAITRAMYRTMADALNAANTNPGIRATALLGTEGCFSAGNDLNDFLAAAMGGRGLEQEILDFLYALVNAEKPVVSGVDGLAVGIGTTIHLHCDLTIASSRSQFRTPFVDLALVPEAGSSLVAPRLMGHQRAFALLAAGEAFSAEEAKEAGLVWKVVEPGEVDSLTLGLAAKLATKPPEALRIARDLIRGDRGEIIARIDEEARYFSARLKSAEARAAFEAFMRR from the coding sequence ATGACCGATCACATCATCGTCGAGCAGCCTTCCGCCCATCCCGGCGTCCAGTCTATCCGCTTCAATCGGCCGGAGAAGAAGAACGCCATCACCCGCGCCATGTATCGCACCATGGCCGATGCGCTGAATGCGGCCAACACAAATCCCGGCATCCGCGCCACCGCTTTGCTCGGCACCGAAGGCTGCTTCTCGGCCGGCAACGACCTGAACGATTTTCTGGCTGCCGCAATGGGCGGCCGCGGCCTGGAGCAGGAGATCCTCGATTTCCTCTATGCGCTGGTGAATGCCGAAAAACCCGTCGTCTCGGGCGTCGACGGCCTTGCGGTCGGCATCGGCACGACGATCCATCTGCATTGCGACCTGACCATCGCCTCCAGCCGCAGCCAGTTCCGCACACCCTTCGTCGATCTGGCGCTGGTGCCGGAGGCCGGTTCCAGCCTCGTCGCGCCGCGCCTGATGGGGCATCAGCGCGCCTTCGCCCTGCTGGCGGCCGGCGAAGCATTCTCGGCCGAGGAAGCGAAGGAAGCCGGCCTGGTCTGGAAGGTCGTCGAGCCAGGCGAGGTCGATTCACTGACGCTTGGCCTGGCTGCAAAGCTCGCCACCAAGCCGCCGGAGGCGCTGCGCATCGCCCGCGATCTCATTCGTGGCGATCGTGGCGAGATCATCGCCCGCATCGACGAGGAGGCCCGCTATTTCTCCGCGCGGCTGAAAAGTGCCGAGGCCCGGGCGGCCTTCGAAGCCTTCATGCGTCGCTGA
- a CDS encoding class I SAM-dependent RNA methyltransferase: MSTETVTIEKLGAQGDGIASSAGGPVYVPFSLPGETVAIARVKSQGTIMSITTPSPDRQEPPCRHFGPDGVNGTCGGCTLQHMADAPYRAFKRQLVIDALKSKGLTPEVGEIVPARPGERRRVVFAARKTERDMLIGFNQAESHHIVAIEECPISSAGIIARLPAIRAIAASLATSAEPFRVAVLETLSGLDISVDDVKKLSDPQRRKAIETALSLRGIARVSLNGEILVEPSKPMVEFGGVQVSPPPGGFTQATKPAEQAMAELVTAHAGKSKRIADLFAGSGTFSLRLARIGRVHAVEAEAKALAALDHAARNTQGLKPVTVEKRDLFRRPLMTQEFKPYDVVVFDPPRAGAEFQCQELARSGVKKIVAVSCNPLTLARDLAILVEGGYRITQVTPIDQFLWTSHVEVVATLEK, translated from the coding sequence GTGAGCACCGAAACCGTCACGATCGAGAAGCTCGGCGCCCAGGGCGACGGCATCGCCAGCAGCGCCGGCGGGCCTGTCTATGTGCCCTTTTCCCTGCCCGGCGAAACCGTGGCGATTGCCCGCGTCAAGAGCCAGGGCACGATCATGTCGATCACGACACCCTCGCCCGACCGGCAGGAGCCGCCCTGCCGGCATTTCGGCCCGGATGGCGTCAACGGCACCTGCGGCGGCTGCACGCTGCAGCATATGGCAGATGCGCCCTACCGCGCCTTCAAGCGCCAGCTGGTCATCGACGCGCTGAAATCCAAGGGGCTGACGCCGGAGGTCGGCGAGATCGTTCCGGCCCGGCCGGGCGAACGCCGGCGTGTCGTCTTTGCGGCACGCAAGACCGAGAGGGACATGCTGATCGGTTTCAACCAGGCCGAAAGCCACCATATCGTCGCCATCGAGGAATGTCCGATCTCGTCGGCAGGGATCATTGCCCGGCTGCCGGCGATCAGGGCGATTGCTGCTTCGCTGGCGACCAGCGCCGAACCCTTCCGCGTCGCCGTCCTCGAAACGCTTTCCGGCCTCGACATCTCCGTCGACGACGTGAAGAAACTCTCCGACCCGCAGCGGCGCAAGGCAATCGAGACCGCGCTCAGCCTGCGCGGCATCGCCCGTGTTTCGCTGAACGGCGAAATCCTCGTCGAGCCGTCTAAGCCGATGGTCGAATTCGGCGGCGTCCAGGTTTCACCACCGCCGGGCGGCTTTACCCAGGCGACCAAGCCGGCGGAACAGGCGATGGCGGAGCTGGTCACGGCTCATGCCGGCAAGTCGAAGCGGATCGCCGATCTCTTTGCCGGCTCCGGCACGTTTTCGCTGCGGCTGGCGCGGATCGGCCGCGTGCACGCCGTCGAAGCCGAAGCAAAGGCGCTCGCAGCTCTCGATCATGCCGCCCGCAACACACAGGGGCTGAAACCGGTCACCGTCGAAAAGCGCGATCTCTTCCGCCGCCCGCTGATGACGCAGGAGTTCAAGCCCTATGACGTCGTCGTCTTCGATCCGCCGCGCGCCGGTGCCGAGTTCCAGTGCCAGGAGCTTGCCCGCTCAGGTGTGAAGAAGATCGTGGCCGTTAGCTGCAATCCGCTGACGCTGGCGCGGGACCTGGCGATCCTCGTCGAGGGCGGCTACCGGATCACGCAAGTGACGCCGATCGACCAGTTCCTCTGGACCTCGCATGTCGAGGTGGTGGCGACGCTGGAGAAATAG
- a CDS encoding acyl-CoA dehydrogenase has product MYKAPVEEIAFTLKHVAGMGEAISKGLLGDLGEDLVDAILAEAGRFATEEVAPLAEIGDRQGARLIDGEVRLPDGWRDLYRHWIAGGWNGLTAPEAFGGQALPHMLNVAALEMWNSGSMAFALAPTLTMGAIEAVSAHGSAALKDTYLEKMVSGEWTGTMNLTEPHAGSDLGVLKARAERRDDGSYRLFGQKIFITWGEHDAADNIIHLVLARLPDAPAGTRGISLFLVPKFLVNDDGSLGPRNDLFCHSLEHKLGIHGSPTCTMIYGDGKFGGEKGAVGWLVGEENKGLACMFMMMNNARLAVGMQGVAIAEAATQKALAYARERTQGRAPGASGAGMSPIVEHPDVARMLLTMKALTQGARAISYACAHAIDMSHRAGETSRHWQERAALLTPIAKSFSTDAGVDVASLGIQVHGGMGFIEETGAARYLRDARIAPIYEGTNGIQAIDLVTRKLPLSGGDQVKGFIAELKQIADDVRRSNLDGFGETAVRLDAGIADLEQATAWLIKTLADDKTAEALSGATPYQRLFGLVLTGSYLAKGGLAESADGAAENRIALCRFAAENLLAETAALRDRVVNGAASLAAARILLA; this is encoded by the coding sequence ATGTACAAGGCGCCCGTCGAAGAAATCGCGTTCACGTTGAAGCATGTAGCGGGCATGGGCGAGGCGATTTCAAAAGGGCTGCTCGGCGATCTCGGCGAAGATCTGGTCGATGCGATCCTCGCTGAGGCGGGACGTTTTGCCACAGAAGAAGTGGCGCCGCTTGCCGAAATCGGCGATCGCCAGGGCGCCCGGCTGATCGATGGCGAGGTCAGGCTGCCGGATGGCTGGCGCGACCTCTATCGCCATTGGATTGCCGGCGGCTGGAACGGCCTGACGGCCCCCGAGGCCTTCGGCGGCCAGGCCCTGCCGCATATGCTGAATGTCGCGGCACTGGAAATGTGGAATTCCGGTTCCATGGCCTTCGCGCTCGCCCCGACCCTGACGATGGGCGCCATCGAGGCGGTCAGCGCCCATGGTAGTGCTGCGCTGAAAGACACATATCTGGAGAAGATGGTCTCCGGCGAATGGACCGGCACCATGAACCTGACGGAGCCGCATGCCGGCTCCGATCTCGGCGTGCTCAAGGCCCGCGCCGAGCGCCGCGATGACGGCAGCTACCGCCTGTTCGGCCAGAAGATCTTCATCACCTGGGGCGAACATGACGCCGCCGACAACATCATCCATCTGGTGCTGGCCCGTCTGCCGGATGCGCCGGCCGGCACCCGCGGCATCTCGCTCTTCCTGGTGCCGAAATTCCTGGTGAACGACGATGGCTCGCTTGGGCCCCGCAACGATCTGTTCTGCCATTCGCTGGAGCACAAGCTCGGCATCCATGGTTCGCCGACCTGCACGATGATCTACGGCGACGGAAAATTCGGTGGTGAAAAGGGCGCCGTGGGATGGCTGGTCGGCGAGGAGAACAAGGGACTGGCCTGCATGTTCATGATGATGAACAATGCCCGCCTTGCCGTCGGCATGCAGGGCGTGGCGATCGCGGAAGCCGCCACCCAGAAGGCGCTCGCCTATGCCAGGGAACGCACGCAGGGCAGGGCGCCGGGCGCAAGCGGCGCCGGTATGAGCCCGATCGTCGAACATCCCGATGTCGCCCGCATGCTCCTCACCATGAAGGCGCTGACTCAAGGCGCGCGCGCCATCTCCTATGCCTGCGCCCATGCGATCGACATGTCGCACCGGGCAGGGGAGACCAGTCGCCACTGGCAGGAGCGCGCCGCTTTGCTGACGCCGATTGCCAAATCCTTTTCGACCGATGCCGGCGTCGACGTCGCCTCGCTCGGCATTCAGGTGCATGGCGGCATGGGTTTCATCGAGGAGACGGGTGCGGCGCGTTATCTTCGCGATGCCCGCATCGCCCCGATCTACGAGGGCACCAACGGCATCCAGGCGATCGACCTCGTCACCCGCAAACTGCCGCTCTCCGGCGGCGATCAGGTGAAGGGCTTCATCGCCGAGCTTAAGCAGATCGCCGACGACGTCCGCCGCTCCAATCTTGATGGTTTCGGCGAGACCGCTGTGAGGCTCGACGCTGGTATCGCCGATCTCGAGCAGGCGACCGCCTGGCTGATAAAGACGCTTGCCGATGACAAGACCGCCGAAGCGCTCTCCGGTGCCACCCCCTATCAGCGCCTGTTCGGGCTGGTGCTCACCGGCAGTTATCTTGCCAAGGGCGGTCTCGCCGAGAGTGCCGATGGTGCGGCCGAAAACCGCATCGCGCTCTGCCGCTTTGCCGCCGAGAACCTGCTCGCCGAGACCGCAGCCCTGCGCGACCGGGTCGTCAATGGTGCGGCAAGCCTTGCCGCCGCCCGTATCCTGCTTGCCTGA